CAGCTTtgtatttttctccctttttaaagacaggtgtgatgttggCCTGTTTCCAGTCCTGTGGTAGGGTGCCGGAGGAGTATGAAATGCGGTAGAGCAGGGTGAAGGCTGGAGTGATCTCCTCTGCAACCGTCTTCAAAAGTCTGGGGGTAATGCCGTCTGGGCCACAGGCTTTATTGGGGTTGAGGTTGAGCAGGAGTTTTCTAACTCCATCTTCTGTGATGTTTATATCAGCACATGATGGAAAGTCTGGAGGGTTTGGTCCAGGGGGGCACTGCTGTTCGAACTCTTCAGCTGTAATGGTGTGTTTGGGGCTGAATACTGAGTGGAACTGGATATTTAAGATCTGGGCTCGCTCTTTGGGGTCAGAGATGAGTTTCCCGGCTTCTTTAAGTGGGGAGGTTCACTCCTTCTGTTCTTCTTGCTTTGATGAAGCTCCAGAACTTCTTCTTGGAGGTGGTCTGGTTTTCTCCTTCGTCAGAGATCAGGCCTTCTACGTGTCTCCAGTAGGCGCGACGTAGAGGTTTCTGGATAAGGCGCTTGAGTGCCTTGAATTCCTGTTTGAGGGCCTCATCTCCGTTTTTCTTCATGCGTCTATGGACTCTGTCTCGTCTGCGTATGAGTTTCTTGGTCTCATAGTCAACCCAGGGGAGGCTTGGCTTGGATCTTGTTTGCTTATGGGGGACGTGATCTGAGAGGGCTTGACTAAGGCCAGTGCGCATTTCAGTCCACACGTCCTCAACATTGCTCTTCTCGTCAAAGGTGCTCATGATGTAATCATTCATCTTCTGCACTGCCTCTCTTAGTGGCTCCTTGCATTCCTCAGTGTAGATCGGAATGAGTCGCTGGGGTTGGCGTTTCTTTGGGGGATGGATCTGCAGTTCCATGTACACTGTGTCATGGTCAGCAATACCAGGGAGCGTTTCGGTTCTCGGGACAAGGTTGGGGTGGTTTGTGAGGAACAAGTCCAGGGTGTTGCTCTCTTTTGTTGGTTCCATTACCATCTGCTCCCAGCCTACATCACTGATGGCGTCCATGAACTGTCGATGAATTTCTGGCTTGGTGCATCCCTTTTTTAGTGTCTTGGTGGGCCAGTTCCAGCCTGGTAGATTGAAATCGCCACCGGCAACAATGATGGCGTTCCTGTACGAGTTGGAAGCAAGTCGGGCAGACTTCACAAATGCGTTCATGCTCTCAGCatactgtgtgtgggggtggtagaaGCAGCAGACTAATAGTGTGCGCCGTCCTTTCATTTTGATCTTCACCCAGAGGTTTTCGTAACCTGCAGAGAGTTCAGGCATTTCGTGTGAAGTCAGGTCTTCTGAGACGAGGATAAAgacacctcccccactctctttacCCCATTCACCCGGTGGTCTGTCTCTGCGATAGATGGCGAAGCCCCTGGGGAAGATTTCAGCGTTTTTGTGGGACTGGGTCAGCCATGATTCTGTACCGACAATGATGTCTGGTCTTGTGGCTTGGACCAGGTTGCTGAACTCGGCTACCGTGCCGACAATAGAGTAGCAGTTTACATTCAGGAAGCGGAGAAGTCGTCTGCTGTGTttatcttgcttgcttgctctagAAGGCGTGGAAGTATGGAGTGTATTGAAGGGGCTGTTTATGTTTGAGCTGTTGGATGAGTCAATTTCGCTGACTTGACTGAGATGGGTGGCACCTACACCGTGCAGATCAAAGGCAATGGTGCTGTAGTTGGCATTGGCGCAAACAACGCAATGCCAGGTGACATCGCTTCTGCCAAGGAGGTCGTAGGATCCACTGCCGATATGTTGGCATTCTGCATGGAACCATAGTCCACAAGACTCGCATGCAACCCCTCGTTGGTCCCATGTTACACTGCGGTCACAGGCACCACATGGGTAGCGGGAGTCTGGGTCTGTATTCAAGGAGTCATTTTGTGAGGTTGGGTCATTGAAGCTAGGTCCAGGATTTGGTTATGGCGAATAGGAGTTTGCGAGTTAGGAGGCCTACTAAATACAGAAGAACAAGTCTCTGTCTTGTAACATCGCTCCGGGCAGCTCGGGGTCGTGCAGTACGAGTTGTTAGGAACTTAATCCTATCCACAAACACGCAGTACCCCGTGCCTAGTGCACGGAACACAGTCTTCTCTCTGAAATTAATAGAGTCCACCTGGTCTGGGGCAATAGGTTTCTGGTTATCACCAACAACAGTTTTATAAAGTATGGCAGCCACTACCGTCACAAATAATGTTATATTTGATGAAAACATACCTTGGTCTGTCGATCATGTCCGGAAGTAAACAAAGCACAGTGTTCACATTCAACTCACTGAAAGTCATCGAGTCAATCACAATGTTTAAGTATGATTTTTAGAAGAGTTTTAGAATTTATTGGTCTAACTTGACTTAGACTAGTACGCTGGTTTACTACACCATCATTTCGGCACAAAACTTCACTGGTTTGATCACATTATTCTTTGAAAAACGAATTTTAGTTGAAGATTTTTCACACCACAGAGAAAAACACGTCCATCCTCGCGCATGCGCAACCCCCCCTTGGTGACGGGCGTTTGGTGACGGGCGAAACAAAACCa
The window above is part of the Babylonia areolata isolate BAREFJ2019XMU chromosome 23, ASM4173473v1, whole genome shotgun sequence genome. Proteins encoded here:
- the LOC143297690 gene encoding uncharacterized protein LOC143297690 produces the protein MIDRPSVTWDQRGVACESCGLWFHAECQHIGSGSYDLLGRSDVTWHCVVCANANYSTIAFDLHGVGATHLSQVSEIDSSNSSNINSPFNTLHTSTPSRASKQDKHSRRLLRFLNVNCYSIVGTVAEFSNLVQATRPDIIVGTESWLTQSHKNAEIFPRGFAIYRRDRPPGEWGKESGGGVFILVSEDLTSHEMPELSAGYENLWVKIKMKGRRTLLVCCFYHPHTQYAESMNAFVKSARLASNSYRNAIIVAGGDFNLPGWNWPTKTLKKGCTKPEIHRQFMDAISDVGWEQMVMEPTKESNTLDLFLTNHPNLVPRTETLPGIADHDTVYMELQIHPPKKRQPQRLIPIYTEECKEPLREAVQKMNDYIMSTFDEKSNVEDVWTEMRTGLSQALSDHVPHKQTRSKPSLPWVDYETKKLIRRRDRVHRRMKKNGDEALKQEFKALKRLIQKPLRRAYWRHVEGLISDEGENQTTSKKKFWSFIKFHSVFSPKHTITAEEFEQQCPPGPNPPDFPSCADINITEDGVRKLLLNLNPNKACGPDGITPRLLKTVAEEITPAFTLLYRISYSSGTLPQDWKQANITPVFKKGEKYKAANYRPISLTCIACKLMEHIITSHIMSHLENNEILCPEQHGFRRGRKTIMKKKDEQVLQEDLHSLTTWEEKWSMFHPQKCSTLRVSRKRDKTAPAYELHGQKIENVSTTKYLGVNIQENMQWESHIDSITKKASKTLGFVRRNLKIGNKNTKETLEESTDVQQAMH